A region from the Macaca mulatta isolate MMU2019108-1 chromosome 13, T2T-MMU8v2.0, whole genome shotgun sequence genome encodes:
- the IL1B gene encoding interleukin-1 beta (The RefSeq protein has 1 substitution and aligns at 99% coverage compared to this genomic sequence), which translates to MAEVPELASEMMAYYSGNEDDLFFDVDGPKQMKCSFQDLDLCPLGGGIQLQISHEHYNEGFRQAVSVVVAMEKLRKMLVPCPQIFQDNDLSTLIPFIFEEEPVFLDTRNNDACVHDAPVRSLHCTLRDAQLKSLVMSGPYELKALHLQGQDLEQQVVFSMSFVQGEESNDKIPVALGLKAKNLYLSCVLKDDKPTLQLESVDPKNYPKKKMEKRFVFNKIEINNKLEFESAQFPNWYISTSQAENMPVFLGGTRGGQDITDFTMQFVSS; encoded by the exons ATGGCAGAAGTACCTGAACTCGCCAGTGAAATGATGGCTTACTACAG CGGCAACGAGGATGACTTGTTCTTTGACGTCGATGGCCCTAAACAGATGAAG TGCTCCTTCCAGGATCTAGACCTCTGCCCTCTGGATGGCGGCATCCAGCTACAAATCTCCCACGAGCACTACAACGAGGGCTTCCGGCAGGCCGTGTCAGTTGTTGTAGCCATGGAGAAGCTAAGGAAGATGCTGGTTCCCTGCCCACAGATCTTCCAGGACAATGACCTGAGCACCTTGATTCCCTTCATCTTTGAAGAAG AACCTGTCTTCCTCGACACACGCAATAACGACGCTTGTGTGCATGATGCACCTGTACGATCACTGCACTGCACACTCCGGGATGCACAGCTCAAAAGCTTGGTGATGTCTGGTCCATATGAACTGAAAGCTCTCCACCTCCAGGGACAGGATCTGGAGCAACAAG TGGTGTTCTCCATGTCCTTTGTACAAGGAGAAGAAAGTAATGACAAAATACCTGTGGCCTTGGGCCTCAAGGCAAAGAATCTGTACCTGTCCTGTGTGTTGAAAGATGATAAGCCCACGCTACAGCTGGAG AGTGTAGATCCCAAAAACTACCCAAAGAAGAAGATGGAAAAGCGATTTGTCTTCAACAagatagaaatcaataacaagctGGAATTCGAGTCTGCCCAATTCCCCAACTGGTACATCAGCACCTCTCAAGCGGAAAACATGCCCGTCTTCCTGGGAGGGACCAGAGGTGGCCAGGATATAACTGACTTCACCATGCAATTTGTGTCTT